A window of Microcystis aeruginosa FD4 contains these coding sequences:
- the serA gene encoding phosphoglycerate dehydrogenase, whose amino-acid sequence MAKVLVSDSIDPVGVEILSQVAQVDVKTGLSAEEIIQIIPEYDALMLRSSTRVTKEIVEAGSKLQIIGRAGVGVDNIDVPAATRQGIIVVNSPEGNTIAAAEHALAMMLSLSRHIPDANQSVKANKWERNRFIGTEVYKKNLGVVGLGKIGSHVAKVARSLGMKILAYDPFISKERADQLGCTLVDLELLFAESDFITLHVPKTPETQHLIGRETIAKMKPTVRIINCSRGGIIDELALIEALESGRIAGAALDVFEQEPLGESRLRELSNVILTPHLGASTTEAQVGVAVDVAEQIRDVLLGLPARSAVNIPGLTPDVMEKLRPYLQLAETMGNLVSQLAGGRCDSLNVRLQGELATKDSQPLVVAAIKGLLSQALRERVNYVNAAIEAKERGIRVIETRDASTRDYSGSIHLEANGSMGTHSVTGALLSTGEIRITDLDEFPINVPPSNHMLFTLHQDMPGIIGKIGALLGSFNVNIASMQVGRKIIRGDAVMALSLDDPLPEGLLSEITKVPGIRDAYTVKL is encoded by the coding sequence ATGGCCAAAGTTCTGGTATCCGATTCGATCGATCCGGTAGGAGTAGAAATTCTGTCACAGGTTGCCCAAGTGGACGTGAAAACAGGACTATCTGCCGAGGAAATCATTCAAATTATCCCCGAATACGACGCACTGATGCTCCGTTCCAGTACCCGCGTCACCAAAGAAATTGTCGAAGCGGGCAGCAAACTGCAAATTATCGGCCGCGCAGGGGTAGGAGTCGATAATATCGATGTTCCTGCGGCCACTCGTCAGGGTATTATTGTCGTTAACTCTCCCGAAGGTAACACGATCGCCGCTGCCGAACACGCCTTGGCCATGATGTTATCCCTCTCCCGTCATATTCCCGATGCCAATCAGTCGGTAAAAGCGAATAAATGGGAAAGAAATCGCTTTATCGGCACAGAAGTTTATAAAAAGAACCTAGGAGTCGTCGGTTTAGGGAAAATTGGCTCCCACGTCGCCAAAGTGGCTAGATCCCTAGGCATGAAAATTCTCGCCTACGATCCCTTTATTTCCAAAGAACGCGCCGATCAACTCGGTTGCACCCTGGTGGATCTGGAACTACTCTTTGCTGAGTCCGATTTTATCACCCTCCACGTCCCGAAAACTCCCGAAACCCAGCATCTCATCGGTCGGGAAACCATCGCTAAGATGAAACCCACGGTCCGCATCATTAACTGTTCCAGAGGCGGCATTATCGATGAATTGGCTTTAATTGAAGCCCTCGAATCCGGTAGAATTGCTGGGGCAGCCTTGGATGTATTTGAACAGGAACCCTTAGGCGAATCTAGATTAAGAGAATTATCTAACGTCATTCTCACTCCCCACCTAGGTGCATCGACTACGGAAGCACAGGTGGGTGTAGCTGTTGATGTGGCCGAACAAATTCGCGATGTCCTCCTCGGTTTGCCAGCGCGTTCGGCCGTTAATATCCCCGGACTAACTCCCGATGTTATGGAAAAACTGCGCCCTTACCTGCAATTAGCGGAAACTATGGGGAATCTCGTTAGCCAGTTGGCAGGAGGTCGCTGTGACTCGTTAAATGTCCGTTTACAGGGAGAATTGGCCACTAAAGACAGTCAACCTCTGGTGGTGGCGGCAATTAAGGGTTTACTTTCCCAAGCTCTCCGGGAACGGGTAAACTATGTTAACGCGGCGATCGAAGCTAAGGAACGCGGTATCCGGGTAATCGAAACCCGTGATGCTTCGACCCGCGACTATTCGGGATCGATTCATTTGGAAGCCAATGGTTCCATGGGGACCCATTCCGTCACCGGAGCGCTGTTAAGTACGGGAGAAATCCGCATTACTGACCTCGATGAGTTCCCAATTAACGTGCCACCGAGTAATCATATGTTATTCACCCTTCACCAAGATATGCCCGGTATTATCGGCAAAATTGGCGCACTTTTAGGCAGTTTTAATGTCAATATCGCCAGTATGCAGGTAGGACGCAAAATTATTCGCGGTGATGCAGTTATGGCCCTGAGTCTCGATGATCCTCTACCGGAAGGTCTTCTCTCGGAAATTACTAAAGTCCCCGGTATCCGTGATGCTTATACAGTAAAACTCTAG
- the prmA gene encoding 50S ribosomal protein L11 methyltransferase: protein MSNSWWEITVLCEPSLEETVFWRLENFGCSGTATAKKQSSLEVKAYIPEIKAQLPDLEALSLWLKQDALILGFSEPVSHWQLIDEEDWASSWKQHWQISEIGDRFLICPAWLNPPENNQRLVIKIDPGSAFGTGTHPTTQLCLESLEMRLSSHPENQIIADIGCGSGILAIGAILLGAKKVYAVDTDPLAVNATRSNRHLNEINPENLAINQGSVEELLELIPDGVDGIVCNILAETIIALMPAITRLAKPTTWGILSGLLVTQAQAVTDILEPQGWTVAALWKRQEWCCLQIRRTVD from the coding sequence ATGTCTAATAGTTGGTGGGAAATTACGGTTTTGTGCGAACCTAGTCTCGAAGAAACGGTTTTCTGGAGACTGGAAAATTTTGGCTGTTCGGGAACGGCCACTGCTAAAAAACAATCCTCTTTAGAGGTTAAGGCCTATATACCAGAAATTAAAGCGCAATTGCCCGATTTAGAGGCACTAAGCCTCTGGTTAAAGCAGGATGCTTTGATTTTAGGTTTTTCTGAACCTGTCAGCCATTGGCAGTTAATCGACGAGGAAGACTGGGCCAGCAGTTGGAAACAACATTGGCAAATTAGCGAAATCGGCGATCGCTTTTTGATCTGTCCCGCTTGGTTAAATCCCCCGGAAAATAACCAGAGATTGGTGATTAAAATTGACCCCGGTTCCGCTTTCGGCACAGGAACGCACCCCACCACCCAATTATGTCTAGAATCCCTAGAAATGCGTTTAAGTAGCCATCCAGAGAATCAAATTATCGCCGATATTGGTTGTGGTTCCGGCATACTGGCGATCGGGGCGATTTTATTGGGGGCCAAAAAAGTTTATGCTGTTGATACAGATCCGCTGGCAGTGAATGCGACGCGCAGTAATCGCCATCTCAACGAGATTAACCCCGAAAATTTGGCTATTAATCAGGGTAGTGTCGAGGAGTTATTAGAATTAATTCCCGATGGTGTTGATGGCATCGTTTGTAATATTTTAGCCGAGACAATTATCGCTTTAATGCCCGCAATCACCCGTCTGGCAAAACCCACCACTTGGGGAATTTTAAGCGGCCTCCTCGTTACCCAAGCACAAGCAGTTACAGATATTTTAGAACCCCAAGGCTGGACAGTGGCTGCCCTGTGGAAACGTCAAGAATGGTGTTGTCTTCAAATTCGCCGCACTGTAGATTAA
- a CDS encoding molybdenum cofactor biosynthesis protein MoaE, protein MTQDSFRISFAPLSLQEVYQLADDGANGAIVLMSGTVREQTDGKPVIYLDYQAYEPMAIEVFRQIARQIRQTWPDTNRVVIHHRTGKLQIGEISVLVAVGCPHRGEAFAACRYAIDSLKHNAPIWKKEYWSDGSSQWVSIGACELENQ, encoded by the coding sequence ATGACTCAAGATAGTTTTCGCATCAGTTTTGCTCCCTTATCTTTGCAGGAAGTATATCAATTAGCCGATGATGGGGCTAATGGTGCTATTGTACTAATGAGTGGGACTGTACGGGAGCAAACCGACGGTAAACCGGTTATTTATCTTGATTATCAGGCCTACGAACCGATGGCGATCGAAGTTTTCCGGCAAATTGCTCGGCAAATTCGGCAAACTTGGCCCGATACCAATCGAGTTGTCATTCACCATCGCACCGGTAAGCTACAAATCGGTGAAATTAGCGTCTTAGTAGCGGTGGGTTGTCCCCATCGGGGGGAAGCTTTCGCAGCCTGTCGTTATGCTATTGATAGTCTCAAGCATAATGCCCCTATCTGGAAAAAAGAATACTGGTCTGATGGTTCTAGTCAATGGGTTAGTATTGGCGCTTGTGAACTGGAAAATCAATAA
- a CDS encoding B12-binding domain-containing radical SAM protein: MRALLIYPVFPPTFWSYNKILELVDRKVLLPPLGMVTVAAILPQEWEFKLVDRNIRAVTEAEWDWAEIVILSGMIVQRQDLIEQIHEAKQRGKLVAVGGPYPTSIPHEVAEADFLILDEGEITIPMFVEALAKGETKGVFRTTEKPDVTITPIPRYDLLDFEAYDSMSVQFSRGCPFQCEFCDIIVLYGRKPRTKTPAQLLKELDYLYELGWRRGVFMVDDNFIGNKRNVKLLLKELKVWQEEHQYPFRFNTEASVDLAADPELMEMMVDCYFDAVFLGIETPDEESLQLTKKFQNTRSSLTETVEKIIKAGLRPMAGFIIGFDGEKKGAADRIINFVEEAAIPTALFGMLQALPNTALWTRLEKEGRLRLTGKQDINQSTLMNFVPTRPIEDIATEYIEAFWTLYDPEVFLDRTYRCFLKLGAPKAKPAFKLPRRADLYALAVIIWRQGFKRSTRWKFWQNLFGILRHNPANAEHYITVCAHNEHFLEYRQIVRDEIMAQLAEFQRQEALTSEKTAIAA; encoded by the coding sequence ATGCGTGCCTTACTGATTTATCCCGTTTTTCCGCCGACTTTCTGGTCCTATAACAAAATTCTGGAATTAGTTGATCGCAAAGTCTTACTTCCTCCCCTAGGTATGGTGACGGTGGCGGCGATTTTACCGCAGGAATGGGAATTTAAACTGGTCGATCGCAATATTCGGGCGGTGACAGAAGCAGAATGGGACTGGGCCGAAATAGTGATTCTTTCCGGCATGATTGTCCAACGTCAAGATTTAATCGAGCAAATTCACGAAGCCAAGCAACGGGGTAAACTGGTGGCTGTGGGGGGTCCCTATCCCACTTCTATCCCCCACGAAGTGGCTGAGGCCGATTTTCTGATTCTCGATGAGGGAGAAATCACCATCCCGATGTTTGTGGAAGCATTGGCAAAAGGAGAAACTAAAGGTGTTTTCCGCACCACAGAAAAACCCGATGTGACAATTACCCCGATCCCCCGCTACGATCTGCTCGATTTTGAAGCTTATGATTCCATGTCGGTACAATTCTCGCGGGGATGTCCCTTCCAGTGCGAATTTTGCGATATTATCGTTCTCTACGGTCGTAAACCCCGCACCAAAACCCCCGCACAACTATTAAAAGAATTAGATTATCTCTACGAATTAGGTTGGCGCCGGGGCGTGTTCATGGTGGATGATAATTTTATCGGTAACAAGCGTAACGTTAAATTACTCCTCAAAGAATTAAAAGTTTGGCAAGAAGAACACCAGTATCCTTTCCGGTTTAACACGGAAGCATCGGTAGATTTAGCCGCCGATCCCGAATTAATGGAAATGATGGTTGATTGTTATTTTGATGCGGTCTTTTTAGGCATTGAAACCCCCGACGAAGAAAGTTTACAATTAACCAAAAAATTCCAAAACACCCGTAGTTCTTTAACCGAGACGGTAGAAAAGATTATTAAAGCTGGATTGCGCCCTATGGCGGGATTTATCATCGGTTTTGATGGCGAGAAAAAAGGTGCGGCCGATCGCATTATTAATTTTGTCGAAGAAGCGGCCATTCCCACGGCTCTATTTGGAATGTTACAAGCTTTACCGAATACCGCCCTATGGACTCGCTTGGAAAAAGAAGGACGACTACGATTAACGGGGAAACAGGACATTAACCAAAGTACCCTGATGAATTTCGTTCCCACCCGGCCGATCGAAGATATTGCCACAGAATATATTGAAGCCTTCTGGACATTGTACGATCCGGAGGTATTTCTTGATCGCACCTATCGCTGTTTCTTGAAATTAGGCGCACCTAAAGCTAAACCTGCCTTTAAACTGCCTCGCCGGGCTGATCTCTATGCCCTAGCGGTAATTATCTGGCGACAGGGCTTTAAACGTTCCACTCGCTGGAAATTCTGGCAGAATTTATTCGGTATTTTGCGCCATAATCCCGCCAATGCCGAACACTATATCACTGTCTGCGCCCACAACGAGCATTTCCTGGAATACCGTCAGATTGTTCGGGATGAGATTATGGCACAATTAGCCGAATTCCAACGCCAAGAGGCATTAACATCGGAAAAAACCGCGATAGCGGCCTAA
- a CDS encoding high light inducible protein: MDKQENKLGFTAFAENWNGRLAMLGFVIGVATEYLTHKGILAQLGLM; encoded by the coding sequence ATGGATAAGCAAGAAAACAAACTCGGCTTCACCGCTTTCGCTGAAAACTGGAATGGTCGTTTAGCCATGCTCGGTTTCGTTATTGGCGTAGCTACGGAATACTTAACCCACAAAGGCATCCTTGCTCAATTGGGCTTAATGTAA
- the queA gene encoding tRNA preQ1(34) S-adenosylmethionine ribosyltransferase-isomerase QueA — MIPDQLLSSYDYHLPPELIAQNPAEPRDSSRLLVVDSPNSHNLAIFRDLPTWLESGDLLIFNDTRVIPARLFGRKTTGAPIEILLLEEQDDHRWLSLVKPGKRFKVGSEVLFYPKTGPTEDKEKLWLAKVIARDLNTGGRLLEFQPHPGRSFWDILAEYGHIPFPPYVTESEAEEDRYQTVYGYKQGSVAAPTAGLHFTPELFHKLAQKGIDTAYITLHVGVGTFRPVEVENITEHLMHQEFLQISAATAEKIAETKARGGRIIAVGTTVARALEGAIKESKSDKLTAFQGKTNLFVYPGYQWRVIDGMITNFHLPKSSLMMLVSALIGRERLLALYQEAIQERFRFYSFGDAMLILPSARSINQ, encoded by the coding sequence ATGATCCCTGACCAATTACTCTCCAGCTACGATTATCACCTTCCTCCGGAGTTAATTGCCCAAAATCCCGCAGAACCCCGGGATAGTTCCCGTCTTTTGGTGGTAGATTCTCCCAATAGTCATAATTTAGCTATTTTTCGGGATTTACCCACTTGGTTAGAGTCGGGGGATTTGCTGATTTTCAACGATACCCGCGTGATTCCGGCCCGTTTATTTGGACGTAAAACCACGGGCGCACCCATAGAAATATTACTATTAGAAGAACAAGATGACCATCGTTGGTTATCCCTAGTGAAACCGGGAAAACGCTTTAAAGTCGGTTCAGAAGTCCTTTTTTATCCGAAAACAGGGCCGACGGAAGACAAAGAAAAATTATGGTTAGCGAAAGTAATCGCTCGAGATCTGAACACCGGTGGTCGTCTGCTGGAATTTCAACCTCATCCCGGACGCAGTTTTTGGGATATTTTGGCGGAGTACGGTCATATTCCTTTCCCCCCCTACGTCACGGAATCAGAGGCGGAAGAAGACCGTTATCAAACAGTTTACGGTTATAAACAGGGTTCTGTGGCCGCTCCCACGGCTGGACTACATTTTACTCCCGAATTATTCCATAAGCTCGCCCAGAAGGGTATAGATACCGCCTATATCACCCTTCATGTGGGAGTGGGGACTTTTCGTCCCGTGGAAGTGGAAAATATTACAGAACACCTAATGCACCAAGAATTTTTGCAAATTTCCGCCGCAACTGCCGAAAAAATCGCAGAAACAAAAGCTAGAGGTGGCCGGATTATCGCTGTGGGAACCACGGTAGCTCGCGCCTTGGAAGGGGCAATTAAAGAAAGTAAGAGCGATAAATTAACCGCTTTTCAGGGAAAAACGAATTTATTTGTCTATCCGGGTTATCAATGGCGGGTTATCGACGGCATGATCACTAATTTTCACCTACCCAAGTCCAGTTTGATGATGTTAGTCAGTGCCTTAATCGGACGGGAAAGACTACTGGCATTGTATCAGGAAGCTATCCAAGAGCGTTTCCGTTTCTATTCCTTCGGTGACGCTATGTTAATCCTACCCAGCGCTCGCAGCATCAATCAGTAA
- a CDS encoding LOG family protein, which produces MENSYSQLTEDLLKLVQHLPHLKDGKWIQRSLEAIVRIAEEEIDRLDWKILTYAIEDLEKGFQVFYPYRHIRKLTIFGSARIKPDSSEYRLAVEFARSISQYGFMVLTGAGGGIMQAGNEGAGRENSFGLNIQLPFEQGANPYIINDAKLIDFKYFFTRKLFFLRESDAVALFPGGFGTQDEAFETLTLCQTGKYGPAPLVLIDEPDGDYWQTWQEQISENLQKRGLISAEDRNFYTITNDLDHACQTIRHFYRVYHSSRFVGESFVIRLNHELSGEQIEQINQNFGDILVKGKIAPSQILERESRDSSHHLPRLVFYFNGKSYGRLYQLIDHINDLSPVVALEEHPERK; this is translated from the coding sequence ATGGAAAATTCCTATTCTCAATTAACCGAAGACTTACTGAAATTGGTGCAACATTTGCCCCACTTAAAAGATGGCAAATGGATTCAAAGATCTCTAGAAGCAATAGTCAGAATTGCCGAGGAGGAAATCGATCGCCTGGATTGGAAAATTTTAACCTACGCGATCGAAGATCTAGAAAAGGGATTTCAGGTATTTTACCCCTACCGTCACATTCGTAAACTGACCATTTTTGGCTCGGCACGCATCAAACCCGACAGCAGTGAATACCGTCTGGCAGTGGAATTCGCTCGCTCTATCAGTCAATACGGTTTTATGGTGTTAACCGGCGCTGGGGGTGGCATCATGCAAGCGGGGAATGAAGGCGCTGGACGGGAAAATTCCTTCGGATTAAATATTCAGCTACCCTTTGAACAGGGGGCTAATCCCTATATCATAAATGATGCCAAATTAATCGATTTTAAATATTTCTTTACCAGAAAACTATTTTTTCTGCGGGAAAGTGACGCAGTAGCTTTATTCCCTGGCGGTTTCGGTACGCAAGATGAGGCCTTTGAAACGCTTACCCTCTGTCAAACCGGTAAATACGGACCTGCACCCCTAGTATTAATTGATGAGCCTGATGGGGATTACTGGCAAACTTGGCAAGAACAAATTAGTGAAAATCTGCAAAAAAGAGGGCTGATATCCGCCGAAGACCGGAATTTTTATACAATTACCAACGATCTAGACCACGCTTGTCAAACAATTCGCCACTTCTATCGGGTGTATCACTCCAGCCGTTTTGTGGGAGAATCCTTTGTTATTCGTCTTAATCACGAACTAAGCGGGGAACAGATCGAACAAATTAACCAAAACTTCGGCGATATCCTAGTTAAGGGGAAAATCGCACCCAGTCAAATTCTAGAACGAGAGAGTCGGGATTCCAGCCACCATTTACCCCGTCTAGTTTTTTACTTCAACGGCAAGAGTTACGGACGCTTGTATCAATTAATTGATCACATCAACGATTTGAGTCCTGTAGTTGCCCTAGAAGAGCATCCCGAAAGAAAATAA
- a CDS encoding tetratricopeptide repeat protein — MLRFSLSLWLCLIGSSLPLLAQTETPAANPLETPLQSPLLPAIDRPLTPLERRQLLLYIDRRDAEAQAKYDAGLNEEAFPIWYEVIKLNRYLGAKEEVKSLGKVGLAAWNRDRTEDVKLITNRLKALQQTAETNQNMDEELLALLGTSYQQVRAFNEAIIIYDKILANARQSGDNTAVEATLNQLGQIHLSRFDYQKAAPVYEELLTISKRQNNSLTQGIYLQRLAEIYRESLQPANAVKIKEEIAETQIRNQQIQLIPALKIQIGLDYQALKDANKASQNFQEAYSLAFALQQYGTAGEALNKLAELYKSYQQVDYALQIYQELIKVHELGYNYYGLMNTYDQIGQIYLERKNYPQALLAFQKGAELAQAIRYREQYFQTQITQINQAINNPEQ; from the coding sequence ATGCTACGTTTTTCTCTCAGTTTATGGCTCTGTTTGATCGGTAGTTCCCTTCCTCTCCTAGCACAAACAGAAACCCCTGCAGCCAATCCCCTCGAAACTCCCCTACAAAGTCCTTTATTACCCGCAATCGATCGCCCTTTAACTCCCTTAGAGCGTCGTCAACTGCTATTATACATCGATCGACGCGATGCTGAAGCTCAAGCTAAATACGATGCGGGATTAAATGAGGAAGCTTTTCCCATCTGGTATGAAGTGATTAAATTAAATCGTTATTTAGGGGCAAAAGAAGAAGTAAAATCTTTGGGAAAAGTGGGGTTAGCAGCTTGGAATCGAGATCGAACTGAGGATGTTAAATTAATTACTAATCGTTTAAAAGCTCTGCAACAAACCGCAGAAACTAACCAGAATATGGATGAGGAATTATTAGCATTATTAGGTACATCCTATCAACAGGTACGAGCTTTTAACGAGGCGATAATCATCTATGATAAAATCCTAGCTAATGCCAGACAATCTGGCGATAACACAGCAGTAGAAGCAACTTTAAATCAACTTGGTCAAATTCATTTATCTCGTTTTGATTATCAAAAAGCCGCCCCAGTTTACGAGGAATTATTAACTATTTCTAAGAGGCAGAATAATTCTTTAACTCAAGGAATTTATTTGCAAAGACTAGCAGAAATTTATCGAGAATCTTTGCAACCAGCTAACGCAGTAAAAATTAAAGAAGAAATAGCTGAAACCCAGATCAGAAATCAGCAAATACAGTTAATCCCCGCTCTAAAAATTCAAATTGGTTTAGATTATCAAGCTTTAAAAGATGCAAATAAAGCCAGCCAAAACTTTCAAGAAGCCTATTCTCTCGCTTTTGCTTTACAACAGTACGGCACCGCAGGAGAAGCTTTAAATAAGTTAGCAGAACTTTATAAAAGTTATCAACAGGTGGATTATGCTTTACAAATCTATCAAGAATTAATTAAAGTCCATGAATTGGGTTATAATTATTACGGTTTAATGAACACCTACGATCAAATCGGTCAAATTTATCTAGAGAGAAAAAATTATCCCCAAGCTTTACTAGCTTTCCAAAAAGGTGCGGAATTAGCCCAAGCTATCCGTTATCGTGAACAATATTTTCAAACCCAAATCACCCAAATTAATCAAGCAATAAATAATCCTGAACAGTGA
- a CDS encoding esterase-like activity of phytase family protein encodes MIDRFYKRLTAENFRFPILGLIASLIVTFSLAACGVSPQVLAEQRMFLPLSVEFLGEYQLPQADYQDTRVGGLSAITYDRSNNRFYLLSDDRSQKAPARFYRASLQINDQKIEKVNLEAVTFLKDGKGETFKKGSIDPEGIAFSPRQTLFISSEGAVKEGIAPFIAEFDLQGQLKESLLIPNRFLPDDSNQKGIQDNLGFESLTLGITSTLKEDPFRLFTATENALIQDSPTGKRAENLRVRLLHYVIDPIGSPVLVSEQLYVLDEPPNTASSYGLTELLALEKEGYFLSLERTFGLEGFGAKLFQVVNGSATDTSKIARIPGELEALQVQPLRKKLLLDLGTLGIDLDNLEAMTLGPRLADGSRSLILVSDDNFNPNQVNQFLLFRLKEQ; translated from the coding sequence GTGATCGATCGATTCTATAAGAGACTGACTGCCGAAAATTTTCGTTTCCCAATTTTGGGTTTAATTGCTAGTTTAATTGTAACCTTTAGTCTGGCTGCCTGTGGTGTCTCCCCACAAGTTTTGGCAGAACAACGAATGTTTCTACCCCTCTCGGTCGAGTTTTTGGGAGAATATCAATTACCACAAGCGGATTATCAAGACACAAGGGTGGGGGGATTATCGGCAATTACCTATGATCGCAGCAATAACCGCTTTTATCTCCTCAGTGATGATCGTTCTCAGAAAGCTCCGGCCCGCTTTTATCGGGCTAGTTTGCAGATAAATGATCAAAAAATCGAAAAAGTGAATTTAGAGGCAGTCACGTTCCTAAAAGATGGCAAGGGAGAAACGTTTAAAAAGGGATCGATCGATCCGGAAGGTATCGCTTTTTCGCCCCGACAAACTTTGTTTATTTCCAGTGAAGGTGCGGTTAAAGAGGGAATTGCTCCTTTTATTGCTGAATTTGATTTGCAGGGACAATTAAAGGAGTCTTTGTTAATTCCTAATCGCTTTTTACCGGATGATAGCAATCAAAAAGGAATACAGGATAATTTAGGGTTTGAATCCTTAACTTTAGGGATTACCAGCACTCTCAAAGAGGATCCTTTTCGTTTGTTTACTGCCACAGAAAACGCTTTAATTCAAGATAGTCCCACGGGAAAAAGAGCAGAAAATCTCAGAGTGCGACTTCTTCATTATGTGATCGATCCGATTGGTTCGCCTGTGTTAGTATCAGAACAATTGTATGTGTTAGATGAGCCACCTAATACGGCTAGTTCCTATGGTTTAACGGAATTATTAGCTTTAGAAAAAGAGGGTTATTTTCTCAGTTTAGAGCGAACTTTTGGTTTAGAAGGTTTTGGAGCGAAACTATTTCAGGTAGTTAATGGGAGTGCCACCGATACCTCGAAAATCGCCAGAATACCGGGGGAATTAGAAGCTTTACAGGTGCAACCCTTGCGGAAAAAATTATTACTAGATTTAGGGACTTTGGGGATTGATTTAGATAATTTAGAAGCAATGACCCTCGGTCCAAGATTAGCTGATGGTAGTCGCTCTTTGATTTTGGTCAGTGATGATAATTTTAATCCGAATCAGGTCAATCAGTTTTTACTCTTTCGACTCAAGGAACAATAA
- a CDS encoding LabA-like NYN domain-containing protein, which produces MTEAGLCHCNGGGRPKDRLSIFVDGNNMFYAQQKNGWFFDPRKVLNYFTNDPNIMLINAFWYTGLKDSQDQRGFRDALISLGYTVRTKILKEYYDDSSGRFSQKANLDIEIVVDMFNTVDQYDRVILFSGDGDFERAIELLRSKNTHITVVSTEGMIARELRNATDRYIDLNDIRKDIEKSDY; this is translated from the coding sequence ATGACAGAAGCCGGTCTTTGTCATTGTAATGGTGGCGGCCGTCCGAAAGATCGCCTTTCGATTTTTGTGGATGGCAATAATATGTTTTATGCTCAACAAAAAAATGGTTGGTTTTTTGACCCGCGTAAGGTGTTAAATTACTTCACCAACGACCCGAATATTATGTTAATTAATGCCTTTTGGTACACGGGTTTAAAAGATTCCCAAGATCAAAGAGGTTTTCGCGATGCTTTAATTAGTTTGGGTTATACAGTGAGAACAAAAATTTTGAAAGAATATTATGATGATAGTTCGGGTCGTTTTTCCCAGAAAGCTAATTTAGATATCGAAATTGTCGTCGATATGTTTAATACCGTCGATCAATACGATCGAGTGATTTTATTTAGTGGTGATGGCGATTTTGAACGAGCGATCGAACTATTGCGCTCTAAAAATACTCATATTACCGTAGTTTCTACGGAAGGGATGATCGCTAGGGAATTGCGAAATGCTACCGATCGCTATATTGACCTGAATGATATTCGCAAAGATATCGAAAAAAGTGATTATTAA
- a CDS encoding sulfurtransferase, with the protein MNPIAPLVSPSWLVTNLDRPDLMVIDCRFQLNDPDLGYQEYLANHIQNSFYLHLDRDLSAPVACHGGRHPLPNPQTIAAKLSSLGVISGQTHVIVYDSSRFAFASRLWWLLRYLGHEKVSILDGGWQNWLNAGYPVSNQIPVPKTGAFLPQVQQDWVVTIEQVKRQKEQAGVVLIDARESDRYRGEREPLDPIAGHIEGALNYPWLEVTDSQGFSQPLAQQTQRWQERQGDREIILYCGSGVTACVNIFSLTLAGYDNVKLYSGGWSDWCSYLI; encoded by the coding sequence ATGAATCCGATCGCACCCCTCGTTTCTCCTAGCTGGTTAGTAACTAATCTCGATCGCCCCGATCTGATGGTTATTGACTGTCGTTTTCAATTAAATGATCCCGATCTCGGTTATCAAGAGTATTTAGCCAATCATATTCAAAATTCCTTCTATTTACACCTCGATCGCGATTTATCGGCTCCCGTTGCCTGTCATGGCGGCCGTCATCCTTTACCGAATCCGCAGACGATAGCCGCTAAATTAAGCTCTTTAGGGGTGATTTCTGGTCAAACCCATGTCATCGTCTACGATTCCTCCCGCTTTGCCTTTGCCAGTCGTCTCTGGTGGTTATTACGTTATCTCGGCCATGAAAAAGTCAGTATTCTCGATGGTGGTTGGCAAAATTGGTTAAATGCCGGTTATCCCGTCTCTAATCAGATACCTGTGCCGAAAACTGGTGCTTTTCTCCCCCAAGTTCAACAGGATTGGGTAGTGACGATCGAGCAGGTAAAAAGGCAAAAAGAGCAAGCGGGAGTGGTGTTAATTGATGCCAGGGAAAGCGATCGCTATCGAGGCGAAAGGGAACCGCTCGATCCGATCGCCGGTCACATCGAGGGGGCGCTGAATTATCCCTGGTTGGAAGTCACCGATAGTCAGGGTTTTTCTCAACCCCTGGCCCAGCAAACACAACGTTGGCAAGAGCGGCAAGGCGATCGAGAAATTATCCTCTACTGTGGTTCAGGAGTGACAGCCTGTGTTAATATCTTTTCCCTTACCCTAGCCGGATACGACAATGTTAAGCTATATTCTGGAGGTTGGAGTGATTGGTGTTCCTACCTGATCTAA